One window of the Candidatus Zixiibacteriota bacterium genome contains the following:
- a CDS encoding hypothetical protein (Evidence 5 : Unknown function) has translation MEQDIFYKILNDHKELSSLPQIMAEVLKISSNPDSSASDLAAVIMKDPTLTAKMLRVVNSPYYGRIQKVTTVNQAVVTLGQRTVAAIALSTSVYNAVNKVDSSIDRRRFWRHSLEVAIAARLIAETIEHAQAEEAFVAGLLHEIGTLVMEASFPADFKRVWKLIEAGESQAALEERTWGTNHARVGQFLLEQWGVPKILGDAVGNHHQIYNQGERAPENILAQIVNLANQISKFRVYNMPPPESKQLENKDIIASNLGLTNAALAKIEENLIGEVIKESGYLEMEIGSLDEILSEANHLLYKQYLMVENLLRENRIMQQQIARDQMKKAALESLKAIAATFSHYINNATAAILGRAQLLELAITRGEITDPKGIAALSSRTIVEGVETISTILEELKKMTTFETTLYHDDTYIIDVETKIRKQLNDLANVKISVGS, from the coding sequence ATGGAACAAGATATATTCTATAAAATATTGAACGACCACAAGGAATTGTCCTCACTTCCGCAGATCATGGCGGAAGTTTTAAAAATTTCTTCCAATCCCGATTCTTCCGCATCGGATCTGGCCGCGGTCATCATGAAAGATCCCACCCTGACCGCCAAAATGCTGCGCGTCGTCAATTCCCCGTACTACGGACGCATCCAGAAAGTGACCACCGTCAATCAAGCCGTGGTTACCCTGGGACAGCGCACCGTGGCCGCCATTGCCCTTTCAACCTCCGTTTATAATGCCGTCAATAAAGTTGACTCCTCAATCGATCGCCGACGCTTCTGGCGGCATTCGCTGGAAGTCGCCATCGCCGCCCGCTTGATCGCCGAGACAATTGAACATGCCCAGGCCGAAGAGGCCTTCGTGGCCGGATTGCTCCATGAAATCGGGACTCTCGTAATGGAAGCATCTTTCCCGGCCGATTTCAAACGGGTCTGGAAATTGATAGAAGCCGGGGAAAGTCAGGCCGCCCTTGAAGAACGGACCTGGGGGACCAATCATGCCCGGGTAGGACAGTTTCTTCTGGAACAGTGGGGCGTCCCCAAAATTCTCGGCGATGCCGTGGGGAACCATCATCAGATTTATAATCAGGGAGAAAGGGCCCCCGAAAATATATTAGCCCAAATCGTCAATCTGGCCAACCAGATCTCCAAGTTTCGGGTCTATAATATGCCCCCTCCGGAATCGAAACAGCTCGAAAACAAGGATATCATTGCCTCCAATCTGGGCCTGACCAACGCGGCCCTGGCCAAAATCGAAGAGAATCTGATTGGCGAAGTGATAAAAGAATCCGGTTATCTGGAGATGGAAATCGGCAGTTTGGATGAAATCCTCTCCGAAGCCAACCATCTTCTCTACAAGCAGTATCTGATGGTGGAAAATCTTCTCCGCGAGAATCGGATCATGCAGCAACAGATCGCCCGCGACCAGATGAAGAAGGCCGCCCTTGAATCCCTCAAGGCTATCGCCGCCACTTTCAGCCATTATATCAATAACGCCACCGCCGCCATTCTGGGCCGGGCCCAGCTCCTGGAACTGGCCATCACCCGGGGCGAAATCACCGATCCTAAAGGGATCGCCGCCCTCTCTTCACGCACCATTGTTGAGGGCGTCGAGACCATCTCGACCATCCTCGAAGAGTTGAAAAAAATGACCACTTTCGAGACCACCCTTTATCATGATGATACTTACATCATCGACGTAGAAACGAAAATCCGCAAGCAGCTCAACGATCTTGCCAATGTGAAAATTTCCGTCGGCTCCTGA
- a CDS encoding exported hypothetical protein (Evidence 5 : Unknown function) — MRTISKISFFLAISALVLSFPLSGAQASNLKNLTRAERHQLQIIPPMSPSDPIFEVDGNLFKAALAGDLKISETVSPARFNQYSSSSVRLSGGQFILFWQDDRLGSLKIFAQLFDSTGSALSGNRMMIGRSDGYDVIEPKAASDGSGGFFLAWRDIATGRIYAARFSSNLTQTVTTFAVNDTISANFAGPFDLDSYSDGRLVVAWEEYAGANNIALRIFSPAGAALTSTLRVNSDSTICSRWVPSLAVNKGGGMAVVWEDYRNGNADIFMRVLNQDGSPVGNDFGVVQAAFDDSAQYLPQIAYSALDGFAVTWLDRRSGTQKVYLQRYTTAGGLVGSNINISGTDSAVEDWDISTAVNSANNLVASWAEIGESDRIIIQRFGPSFALNGAPITVNQPSAGGRWETSIAIGISDNIISGWTDYRAGNPDIYLQMLTSSGNLIFTNDKIVNDDTQGAPSTNPDIAYLDDNRSAVVFSSRRSDDGDIYLQMQNSAGSPIGNNFKINTDTLSALQDEPSLAVSGQKILTVWNDARAVAGVTGQRIFARFGTTTGTFPNSDFAVSDPGIISSKNIPRAAMARNQSALVAWIDFRNGTGQIWGRMISDPGNLIGTEFKISGSSDLDNDDLCIGRDSSDVFSIVWLSRGFAGGPAAIVSRYSAAGAFLTRFTYNGNMPGTVMTALSTAVNDSGDVYLLWAGVSSSTHLYLTVLSKSGAVRLAATEVPGVQNVNPQQPDIAVDNNRKIMASWIDSRSGKRIAYYQIYNSNFIPAGANIPVSATAVEFMQTPTVSSYRDRGWVAWVDPRQYGLNVYSNSILYAATEADDNKSTELPSQFALDQNYPNPFNPATTIEFSVPSKSLVKIEIIDILGRTTAVVADAEFPSGKYRVVWNGRDSAGHMAASGIYFYRLSSGGFSATRKMILLK, encoded by the coding sequence ATGCGGACTATATCTAAAATATCATTTTTTCTGGCAATTTCTGCTCTTGTCTTATCGTTTCCCCTGTCGGGGGCTCAGGCCTCCAATCTGAAAAATCTCACCCGGGCGGAAAGACATCAACTGCAGATTATTCCCCCTATGTCTCCGTCAGATCCCATTTTTGAGGTCGATGGAAATCTATTTAAGGCCGCCCTTGCCGGAGATCTTAAAATCTCAGAGACAGTGAGTCCGGCGCGATTCAATCAGTATAGTTCGTCGTCGGTTCGTTTAAGCGGCGGGCAGTTCATATTGTTCTGGCAGGATGACCGGCTGGGAAGTTTAAAAATATTCGCGCAATTATTCGATTCGACCGGGAGCGCCCTGTCAGGCAACCGCATGATGATCGGCCGCTCCGACGGATATGATGTCATCGAACCGAAAGCGGCCTCCGACGGTTCCGGCGGTTTCTTCCTGGCGTGGCGCGATATTGCTACCGGGCGCATCTATGCCGCCCGCTTCAGTTCCAATCTGACCCAGACCGTCACCACCTTCGCCGTGAACGACACAATCTCAGCCAATTTCGCCGGGCCGTTCGATCTCGATTCGTACTCCGATGGCCGACTGGTAGTCGCTTGGGAGGAATACGCCGGGGCCAATAATATTGCTCTCAGAATTTTCAGCCCCGCCGGCGCCGCTCTTACCTCTACCCTGAGAGTCAATTCCGATAGTACAATTTGCAGCCGCTGGGTTCCGTCCCTGGCCGTCAACAAAGGCGGCGGCATGGCGGTTGTCTGGGAGGATTATCGGAACGGCAATGCCGACATTTTCATGCGCGTCCTTAATCAGGACGGGTCCCCGGTCGGAAACGATTTCGGCGTGGTGCAGGCGGCGTTCGATGATTCCGCTCAGTATTTGCCTCAGATTGCCTATTCGGCCCTCGACGGCTTCGCGGTCACCTGGCTCGATCGGCGAAGCGGCACGCAAAAGGTCTATTTACAGAGATACACGACCGCGGGCGGTCTGGTCGGAAGTAACATCAATATTTCGGGGACCGATAGTGCGGTCGAGGATTGGGATATTTCAACGGCCGTCAACTCTGCCAATAATCTCGTTGCCTCCTGGGCCGAAATCGGAGAGAGTGATAGAATAATTATTCAAAGATTCGGGCCGTCATTCGCCCTGAATGGCGCACCCATTACGGTGAACCAGCCGTCTGCGGGTGGCCGCTGGGAAACCTCCATCGCCATCGGTATATCTGATAATATTATTTCCGGATGGACCGATTATCGCGCCGGGAATCCCGATATATATCTGCAAATGCTGACCTCCTCCGGCAATTTGATTTTTACGAATGATAAGATTGTGAATGATGATACTCAAGGGGCTCCTTCGACCAATCCTGATATCGCCTATCTGGATGATAACCGAAGCGCCGTAGTCTTCTCCAGCCGGCGCTCTGACGACGGCGATATCTATCTCCAAATGCAGAATTCCGCCGGGAGTCCGATCGGAAATAATTTCAAGATTAACACCGATACCCTTTCGGCTCTGCAGGATGAACCGTCCCTGGCGGTTTCCGGTCAGAAAATACTGACTGTATGGAATGATGCCCGCGCCGTTGCCGGTGTTACCGGCCAGAGAATATTTGCCCGGTTCGGTACCACAACCGGCACTTTTCCCAATTCCGATTTCGCGGTTTCCGACCCCGGAATTATATCATCCAAAAATATTCCCCGGGCGGCCATGGCGCGAAACCAGAGTGCCCTTGTGGCCTGGATTGATTTTCGAAACGGAACAGGACAGATCTGGGGCCGGATGATATCCGACCCCGGCAATTTAATCGGTACGGAATTTAAGATTTCGGGTTCCTCCGATCTTGACAATGATGATCTATGTATCGGACGGGACAGTAGCGATGTCTTCAGTATCGTCTGGTTGTCACGGGGTTTCGCCGGCGGGCCGGCCGCAATCGTCAGCCGTTATAGTGCCGCCGGTGCTTTTCTGACAAGATTTACCTACAATGGCAACATGCCCGGTACAGTCATGACCGCACTATCGACGGCTGTGAATGACTCCGGCGATGTTTATCTTCTCTGGGCCGGCGTGAGCAGTAGCACCCATCTCTATTTGACCGTCCTGTCGAAGAGCGGGGCTGTCAGGCTGGCGGCGACAGAGGTCCCCGGCGTTCAAAACGTCAACCCTCAGCAACCCGATATTGCGGTCGATAATAATCGCAAAATTATGGCTTCCTGGATCGATTCCCGCTCGGGAAAAAGAATCGCCTACTATCAAATTTATAATTCCAATTTCATTCCGGCCGGAGCCAATATTCCTGTATCAGCGACAGCGGTTGAATTTATGCAAACACCGACGGTGTCGTCTTACCGGGATCGCGGCTGGGTGGCCTGGGTCGACCCCCGTCAATATGGATTGAATGTCTATTCCAACTCGATATTGTATGCCGCGACCGAGGCCGATGACAATAAATCGACAGAACTGCCGTCACAGTTTGCCCTGGATCAGAATTATCCGAATCCCTTTAATCCGGCAACGACCATCGAATTCTCGGTGCCGTCAAAATCGCTGGTTAAAATTGAAATTATTGACATTCTCGGCCGCACGACCGCCGTGGTAGCCGATGCGGAGTTCCCTTCAGGCAAGTATCGCGTCGTCTGGAACGGCCGCGATTCCGCTGGCCATATGGCCGCCAGCGGCATATATTTCTATAGATTAAGTTCGGGAGGATTCTCGGCGACGAGAAAAATGATTTTGCTGAAGTAA